The window ATGGACTTTTAATCCTGAAGAAAAAGTTGGTGAACGTAATGAAAAATCTTTCAGATTTTGCGATTCAGTACAAAGACCTTCCAACATTAGGATTTACCCACTTCCAACCAGCTCAGTTAACAACCGTAGGAAAAAGAGCTACCCTTTGGTTACAGAGTTTGGTTCTTGACATCGAAGAATTAGATTTCTTCCTTGAAACACTGCGTTTCAGAGGAGTAAAAGGAACTACAGGAACGGCTGCAAGTTTCCTTGAACTGTTCAATGGAGATTATTCAAAAGTAAAACATTTAGATAAAGAACTTTCAAAAAGATTCGGATTCGAAAAAGTTTTTGGAGTTTCAGGTCAGACTTACGACAGAAAGATTGATGCTAAAGTAGTTGCTTTACTAGGGAATATTGCTCAATCTGCACATAAATTCACCAACGATTTACGTTTACTTCAAAACCTTAAGGAAATTGAAGAACCATTCGAGAAAAACCAGATCGGTTCATCCGCAATGGCCTACAAGCGTAATCCAATGAGAAGTGAAAGAATCGGAGCATTGGCAAAATATGTAATGTCTTTAACGACGAGTTCTGCAATGGTAGCTTCTACACAATGGTTTGAAAGAACATTGGATGACTCTGCGAACAAGAGATTAACAATTCCCCAGGCATTCCTGGCTGTTGATGCCATCCTATTGATCTGGAACAACATCATGAACGGAATCGTAGTATATCCGAACAGAATCAACAAACATATTGAAGAAGAACTTCCTTTCATGGCTACAGAATATATCATCATGGAAGAAGTGAAAGCTGGAGGTGACCGTCAGGAAATTCACGAAGTAATCAGAGTTCACTCTATGGAAGCCTCCAAGAAAGTGAAGGAAGAAGGAAAAGAAAACGACCTAATCGAAAGAATCTTAAACGATGACTCTTTAAAATTAGATAAATCAAAATTAAAAGAAGTTTTAGATCCGAAGAACTTTATCGGGTTCGCACCAATTCAGACAGAAGAATTTGTCAAGAACGAAGTGCAGCCGATTATAGACCAGAATAAAGACTTGATAGGATTAGAAGCTGATCTTAAAGTATAAAACAATATGCAGCCTTTTGGGCTGCATTTTTTATTTTACATCCAACCATGAACAAAATCCTTTTATTGATTACCATGATTCCTGTACTGGCTTTCTCTCAGAAGAAAGAAGTATTGAGGTATTTTATATCTAAAGATTCTTTAGTTGGTGTGAAAAACCAAGCTGGGAAGATTATCATACCGGCAGAGTTTAGAGATTATACCGGAATTAAAGATGGAGAACGGGTAAAAGAAGGAATGGGGAATGAAACCATTCTCTTTGCTGGTGTGAAAAGAAATGACAAATATGAAAAAAATGCCTTTGGATATGTTTATGACAGAAAAGGCGAATTTTTGTATAAACCTTATTTATTCGATAATGGAGCAGATTACTTTTCAGAAGGAGTGAGAAGACTGGTGAGAAATGGAAAAGTAGGCTTTGCAGATAGGAACGGAACAATAGTTATTCAACCCAAACATGATTTTGTTTCCTCTTTCAATTATGGCTATGCATCCTTTTGTGACGGATGTGACTGGGAAAAAACAGAAGATGAGCATAAAAGTATCGTAGGCGGAACCTGGGGAGTGATGAATAGCAAAGGAGAAACTGTTCAGCCCCTTACAAAATATTCCGACAAAGATCTTGATCTTGAAGGAAAATACTATCCATATCCATTTCAATACAGTGAAAAAGAAAAGAGTATTCTTCAATTCTTTGAAAAATACAATAAAATAATCTCAGCAGTTCATTATGTGAATGTCTATAATGAAATGTCCGAGGATGAAAAAAAACTGCTTTTTGAAATAGTAGAAAGACCACAGGAAAACTTTCCATATTATCAGATCAATACTTATGATAATGAAAAAACAAACTTAGCAGCATTTGATGATCTGAAATTTTTTGTGACAAAAGACGGGAAAAGCGTTTTTACTACCAATTATGAAGATAAAATGATTCCTTTCGAAAAATGGCTGAAAAAGGAAATCAAACAGGCCGAAGAGTACCAAAAAAAACATTCTAATAACCCGAATAAATTCAAAAATAACCAGAATTAAACTTAATGAGAAAAAATATATTCATACTTATTTTTGCTTTGGCATTTGCAAAGAACCATGCACAAAACGATAAAACAGTTTACTCTATCATTGATGCAGCGGCTGAGAAAGTAGCAAAAGAATCCAAAGCATATTCCGTTTCCGTTGGAATTATTAAAGACGGAAAAGTCTACACCAAGCACTTTGGTGAAATAGACAAAGGAAAAGGAAATAAAGCTGACAATACAACGTATTTCGCCATAGCTTCTGTTACAAAGCTTTTTACAGGACAATTATTGGCTCAGGCAGTTCTGGAAGGGAAAATAAGCCTTGATGATGATGTACGTAAATACCTCAAAGGATCTTACCCTAACTTAGAATATAATGGAGTTCCTATAAAAGTTCGCGACTTAATTTCTTATGAAACAGCCTTGCCTAGAAATCTTCCTACTGATGATGAGCTGAGAAAAAACATGACGGATGAAACCCCTTTTCTTTACGAGAAGCTCAATGAAGGATATACAAAAGAAGACTTTAAAAAGATCTGGCAGGTGTCAAATTAGGAATGAAACCGGGAACAGAATATAAATACAGTAATTTAAGTCTTGAAATGGCAGGTCTTATGTTGGAAAATATATATGGAAAAAGTTATGAAGCCCTTTTGAAAGAAAATATCTTTTCAAAAAACGGGATGAATCATACCAAACTGGGACTTGGAAAAGGTGAAGTTCAAGCCAATGGATATCACGAAAATTATAGACTGATGCCCGTTTCAACAAGTCTTCTGTGGGGATCCGGAGGTTCAAAAACTGAATCTACCTTGGGAGATATGATGCAGTTTTTAAAAGAAGAGCTGGATTCCAAAAATAAAATAGTACAGGAGTCTCAAAGGAATATTGACAACAGTAAAGAAGGCTGGTTTGGGTATTTCTGGGATAGACAAATGGTTACAGAATACGGGAAAAGAGGATTTAAACATGGAGGATCTTATGGAATAAATACCTTGTTTACTATATTTCCAGAGCAAAACATTGGAGTGTGTATCATTGTAAATATCAATGGTCCTGAAACATTTACCGCACTGTATAATGGTACCTCAAGTCTGGTAGGGGATCTTACCACAATTTCAGATAAAAAGCAGGTATATGGCTATGCGGTAAAAGATAATAAAGTTGTTTTCACTTATAGACATCCTTTGAATCTGGATGCTAATCTCCTTCATACCGTAGCATTAGCTGGAAGTTTCAATGACTGGAATTCCGAAAACAAAGAATATCAGATGATTAAAAAAGATAAAGGCCATTATGAATTAGAGATTCCGGTATCAAAATTTGAAAAAGGAAAAACCTACACTTTTAAATTTGTACTGAATAAAGAAGGGTGGATGGATGCTCCTAAGAACGCATCCAATAATGATGGAACCAAAGATAATAATCTGGCATTGGTATTATAAGAAAAAGATTGAGGAAAAAGAAAGTAAAAAGAGTAAATTTGTACTCCATAATCTAGGAATGGATGATGGTTCTAAAAGACCAGTCAATGTGGATGAAATAGGAGAATGGGTACTCTGAAACTCAGAAAAAGTAAAAGAAAAAATAAATCTAATATTAAAA of the Chryseobacterium capnotolerans genome contains:
- a CDS encoding WG repeat-containing protein codes for the protein MNKILLLITMIPVLAFSQKKEVLRYFISKDSLVGVKNQAGKIIIPAEFRDYTGIKDGERVKEGMGNETILFAGVKRNDKYEKNAFGYVYDRKGEFLYKPYLFDNGADYFSEGVRRLVRNGKVGFADRNGTIVIQPKHDFVSSFNYGYASFCDGCDWEKTEDEHKSIVGGTWGVMNSKGETVQPLTKYSDKDLDLEGKYYPYPFQYSEKEKSILQFFEKYNKIISAVHYVNVYNEMSEDEKKLLFEIVERPQENFPYYQINTYDNEKTNLAAFDDLKFFVTKDGKSVFTTNYEDKMIPFEKWLKKEIKQAEEYQKKHSNNPNKFKNNQN
- a CDS encoding serine hydrolase, whose protein sequence is MKPGTEYKYSNLSLEMAGLMLENIYGKSYEALLKENIFSKNGMNHTKLGLGKGEVQANGYHENYRLMPVSTSLLWGSGGSKTESTLGDMMQFLKEELDSKNKIVQESQRNIDNSKEGWFGYFWDRQMVTEYGKRGFKHGGSYGINTLFTIFPEQNIGVCIIVNINGPETFTALYNGTSSLVGDLTTISDKKQVYGYAVKDNKVVFTYRHPLNLDANLLHTVALAGSFNDWNSENKEYQMIKKDKGHYELEIPVSKFEKGKTYTFKFVLNKEGWMDAPKNASNNDGTKDNNLALVL
- a CDS encoding serine hydrolase domain-containing protein, whose product is MRKNIFILIFALAFAKNHAQNDKTVYSIIDAAAEKVAKESKAYSVSVGIIKDGKVYTKHFGEIDKGKGNKADNTTYFAIASVTKLFTGQLLAQAVLEGKISLDDDVRKYLKGSYPNLEYNGVPIKVRDLISYETALPRNLPTDDELRKNMTDETPFLYEKLNEGYTKEDFKKIWQVSN
- the purB gene encoding adenylosuccinate lyase; translation: MNSYKNPLEERYSSEEMLFNFSHNNKFRTWRKLWIALAEIEKDLGLEITDEQIAELKANAENIDFDKAAEYEKKFRHDVMAHVHTYGDVAPSAKGIIHLGATSAFVGDNTDLIQIRDGLLILKKKLVNVMKNLSDFAIQYKDLPTLGFTHFQPAQLTTVGKRATLWLQSLVLDIEELDFFLETLRFRGVKGTTGTAASFLELFNGDYSKVKHLDKELSKRFGFEKVFGVSGQTYDRKIDAKVVALLGNIAQSAHKFTNDLRLLQNLKEIEEPFEKNQIGSSAMAYKRNPMRSERIGALAKYVMSLTTSSAMVASTQWFERTLDDSANKRLTIPQAFLAVDAILLIWNNIMNGIVVYPNRINKHIEEELPFMATEYIIMEEVKAGGDRQEIHEVIRVHSMEASKKVKEEGKENDLIERILNDDSLKLDKSKLKEVLDPKNFIGFAPIQTEEFVKNEVQPIIDQNKDLIGLEADLKV